One window from the genome of Paraneptunicella aestuarii encodes:
- a CDS encoding F0F1 ATP synthase subunit epsilon, which translates to MAAMTVHLDVVSAEEQIFSGRVETLQVTGSEGELGIHPGHAPLITALKPGMVRLVKQHGHEELIYINGGVLEIQPGAITVLADTAIRAEDLDEQAATAAKERAEQHIANPGADFNYAEAAKELAEAIAQLRLIQSLRK; encoded by the coding sequence ATGGCGGCAATGACAGTACATCTGGATGTGGTAAGTGCGGAAGAGCAGATTTTCTCTGGTCGCGTTGAAACATTGCAGGTTACAGGCAGCGAAGGTGAGCTGGGTATTCATCCTGGTCACGCACCTTTAATTACTGCTCTTAAGCCCGGTATGGTGCGCTTGGTAAAACAACACGGCCATGAAGAGCTGATCTACATCAATGGTGGTGTTCTGGAAATTCAACCAGGCGCTATCACTGTATTGGCAGACACAGCTATTAGGGCAGAAGACTTGGACGAACAAGCAGCTACTGCAGCCAAAGAGCGTGCTGAACAGCACATAGCTAACCCTGGCGCTGACTTCAACTATGCTGAAGCAGCAAAAGAACTGGCTGAAGCGATTGCTCAGTTAAGACTGATTCAAAGTCTTCGCAAGTAA
- the atpD gene encoding F0F1 ATP synthase subunit beta: MSQGKVVQVIGAVVDLEFPQESVPRVYDALKITDGDLKGLTLEVQQQLGGGVVRGIALGTTDGLRRGTVAENTGEPIKVPVGKATLGRIMDVLGNPIDEAGDIGEEERMSIHREAPSYEDQSNAVELLETGIKVIDLVCPFAKGGKVGLFGGAGVGKTVNMMELIRNIAIEHSGYSVFAGVGERTREGNDFYHEMKDSNVLDKVSLVYGQMNEPPGNRLRVALTGLTMAEKFRDEGRDVLFFVDNIYRYTLAGTEVSALLGRMPSAVGYQPTLAEEMGVLQERITSTKTGSITSIQAVYVPADDLTDPSPATTFAHLDATVVLSRDIAALGIYPAVDPLDSTSRQLDPLVVGQEHYDTAQGVQTTLQRYKELKDIIAILGMDELSEEDKQTVSRARKIQRFLSQPFFVAEVFTGSPGKYVSLKDTISGFKGILNGEYDDLPEQAFYMVGSIEEAVEKAKSM, translated from the coding sequence ATGAGTCAAGGTAAGGTCGTCCAAGTTATCGGTGCTGTTGTGGACTTAGAGTTTCCACAAGAAAGTGTACCGAGAGTATACGACGCTCTTAAAATCACCGACGGTGATTTGAAGGGTTTGACCCTTGAAGTACAACAACAGCTAGGTGGCGGTGTTGTACGGGGTATCGCACTAGGTACTACAGACGGTCTTCGTCGTGGTACTGTTGCAGAAAACACAGGTGAGCCAATCAAGGTTCCAGTCGGTAAAGCTACGCTAGGCCGTATCATGGACGTATTGGGTAACCCGATTGATGAAGCGGGTGACATCGGTGAAGAAGAAAGAATGTCAATTCACCGTGAAGCACCAAGCTACGAAGATCAATCTAACGCCGTAGAATTGTTAGAAACAGGTATCAAGGTAATCGACCTTGTATGTCCGTTCGCTAAAGGTGGTAAAGTTGGTCTGTTCGGTGGTGCCGGTGTAGGTAAAACCGTAAACATGATGGAGCTTATCCGTAACATCGCAATCGAGCACAGCGGTTACTCAGTATTCGCAGGTGTTGGTGAGCGTACTCGTGAAGGTAACGACTTCTATCACGAGATGAAAGACTCCAACGTACTAGACAAAGTATCTCTGGTATACGGTCAGATGAACGAACCTCCAGGTAACCGTCTTCGCGTTGCTTTGACAGGTTTGACCATGGCGGAAAAATTCCGTGATGAAGGCCGTGACGTACTATTCTTCGTAGATAACATCTACCGTTATACCCTGGCCGGTACAGAAGTATCAGCATTGTTGGGTCGTATGCCTTCTGCGGTAGGTTATCAGCCTACTCTTGCTGAAGAAATGGGTGTACTACAAGAACGTATTACGTCAACCAAGACTGGTTCAATCACATCTATCCAGGCTGTATACGTACCTGCGGATGACTTGACTGACCCGTCACCAGCAACAACCTTTGCTCACTTGGACGCAACAGTTGTACTTTCTCGTGACATCGCAGCATTGGGTATCTACCCAGCGGTTGATCCACTAGATTCAACTTCTCGTCAACTTGACCCACTCGTTGTTGGACAAGAGCACTACGACACTGCACAAGGCGTTCAAACAACGTTGCAGCGTTATAAAGAGCTTAAAGACATCATCGCCATCCTGGGTATGGACGAATTGTCAGAAGAAGACAAGCAAACAGTATCTCGCGCTCGTAAGATCCAGCGTTTCTTGTCTCAGCCGTTCTTCGTAGCAGAAGTATTCACCGGTTCTCCAGGTAAATATGTATCTCTAAAAGATACTATTTCAGGCTTTAAAGGCATCCTGAACGGTGAGTATGATGATCTGCCTGAACAGGCCTTCTACATGGTTGGATCTATCGAGGAAGCAGTAGAGAAAGCCAAATCAATGTAA
- the atpG gene encoding F0F1 ATP synthase subunit gamma, producing MAIGKEIKGKIGSIKNTQKITSAMEMVAASKMKRAQERMSASRPYATNMRKVIGHLAHATHEYKHPFLQEREVKRVGYILVSTDRGLCGGLNTNEFKAAAQSIKKWQDKGVEVDFAALGSKAVGFFNRFGGNLVAAESGLGDKPALNDIIGVVRVMLTAFDEGRLDRLYLVYNNFVNTMSQEPRIEQLLPLPKSEDDKLKHHWDYIYEPDPKPILDALLVRYIESQVYQGVVDNIASEQAARMVAMKAATDNAGNLINELQLIYNKARQAAITQEISEIVGGAAAV from the coding sequence ATGGCTATTGGCAAAGAGATAAAAGGCAAAATAGGCAGTATCAAAAATACGCAAAAGATCACCAGTGCGATGGAAATGGTGGCCGCTTCTAAAATGAAGCGCGCGCAAGAGCGTATGTCTGCTAGCCGTCCGTATGCCACTAACATGCGAAAAGTAATTGGGCACCTGGCTCATGCTACACACGAATATAAGCATCCTTTCCTGCAAGAAAGAGAAGTGAAACGTGTTGGCTATATTCTTGTTTCTACAGACCGTGGTCTGTGTGGTGGCTTGAATACAAATGAGTTCAAGGCAGCAGCTCAATCTATCAAAAAGTGGCAGGACAAAGGCGTCGAAGTTGATTTTGCAGCATTAGGCTCCAAAGCAGTTGGTTTCTTCAACCGTTTTGGTGGCAATCTGGTTGCTGCTGAGTCAGGCTTGGGCGACAAGCCGGCATTGAACGATATTATTGGTGTTGTTCGAGTTATGCTAACCGCTTTCGACGAAGGCAGGTTAGACCGCTTGTACCTGGTGTATAACAATTTTGTAAACACCATGTCACAAGAGCCCAGAATCGAACAGTTATTGCCTTTGCCAAAATCCGAAGACGATAAATTAAAGCACCATTGGGATTACATTTACGAACCGGATCCAAAACCCATTTTGGATGCATTGTTGGTTCGTTACATCGAATCTCAAGTGTATCAGGGCGTGGTAGATAATATCGCCTCTGAACAAGCTGCGCGCATGGTTGCAATGAAGGCGGCGACAGATAACGCCGGAAACCTGATTAACGAATTGCAACTGATATACAACAAAGCCCGTCAGGCGGCGATCACGCAAGAAATCAGTGAGATCGTTGGCGGCGCTGCGGCTGTATAA
- the atpA gene encoding F0F1 ATP synthase subunit alpha → MQLNSTEIAELIKKRIEQFEVVSEARNEGTIVSVTDGIIRIHGLADVMQGEMIELPGNRYAIALNLERDSVGAVVMGPYADLREGTKVNSTGRILEVPVGRGLLGRVVNTLGEPIDGKGAIDSDGFEPVEKIAPGVIERKSVDQPVQTGYKSVDSMIPIGRGQRELVIGDRQTGKTALAIDAIINQKNTGVKCIYVAIGQKASTIANVVRKLEEHGAMAHTIVVAASASESAALQYLSAYSGCTMGEYFRDRGEDALIVYDDLSKQAVAYRQISLLLRRPPGREAYPGDVFYLHSRLLERAARVNAEYVEKYTNGEVKGQTGSLTALPIIETQAGDVSAFVPTNVISITDGQIFLETNLFNSGIRPAVNAGISVSRVGGAAQTKIIKKLGGGIRLALAQYRELAAFSQFASDLDDATRAQLEHGERVTELMKQKQYAPLSIAEMAVSLFAAEKGFLKDIELNKVLDFESAVHSYMNSEKADLMAKINESGDYNGEIEGALQAALENFKATQTW, encoded by the coding sequence ATGCAACTGAATTCCACTGAAATTGCAGAACTGATCAAAAAACGTATTGAACAGTTCGAAGTAGTAAGTGAAGCTCGCAACGAAGGTACTATTGTCAGCGTAACTGACGGTATCATCCGTATTCACGGTCTTGCAGACGTAATGCAAGGCGAGATGATTGAGCTTCCAGGCAATCGCTATGCAATTGCCTTGAACCTGGAACGTGACTCCGTTGGTGCGGTAGTTATGGGTCCATATGCCGACTTGAGAGAAGGCACTAAAGTAAACTCTACTGGTCGTATCCTTGAAGTACCAGTTGGTCGTGGTTTGTTAGGTCGTGTTGTAAACACACTGGGTGAGCCAATTGATGGTAAAGGCGCAATTGATTCTGATGGTTTCGAACCAGTAGAAAAAATCGCACCTGGCGTAATCGAGCGTAAATCAGTAGACCAACCTGTACAAACTGGTTATAAATCCGTTGACTCCATGATCCCAATCGGTCGTGGTCAGCGTGAGTTGGTTATCGGTGACCGTCAAACTGGTAAAACAGCTTTGGCAATCGACGCCATCATCAACCAGAAAAATACTGGCGTAAAATGTATTTACGTTGCTATCGGTCAGAAAGCTTCAACTATTGCTAACGTAGTACGTAAGTTGGAAGAACACGGCGCTATGGCTCACACCATCGTTGTTGCTGCTTCTGCTTCTGAGTCTGCGGCATTGCAATATTTGTCTGCTTACTCTGGTTGTACTATGGGTGAATACTTCCGTGACCGCGGTGAAGATGCACTAATCGTATATGATGATTTGTCCAAGCAAGCTGTTGCTTATCGTCAAATCTCATTGTTGTTGCGTCGTCCTCCTGGTCGTGAAGCTTATCCTGGTGACGTTTTCTATTTGCACTCGCGCCTATTGGAGCGTGCTGCTCGTGTTAACGCTGAGTATGTTGAAAAGTACACGAATGGTGAAGTGAAAGGCCAAACTGGTTCTTTGACTGCACTTCCAATTATCGAAACACAAGCTGGCGACGTATCTGCGTTCGTACCAACTAACGTAATTTCGATTACAGATGGTCAGATCTTCCTTGAGACTAACCTGTTCAACTCTGGTATCCGTCCTGCTGTTAACGCAGGTATCTCGGTATCTCGTGTTGGTGGTGCAGCTCAGACCAAGATCATTAAGAAACTGGGTGGTGGTATCCGTTTAGCACTTGCTCAGTATCGTGAATTGGCTGCGTTCTCGCAGTTCGCTTCTGACCTTGATGACGCTACTCGTGCTCAATTGGAACACGGTGAGCGTGTAACCGAGTTGATGAAACAGAAGCAATATGCTCCTTTGTCTATCGCAGAGATGGCTGTGTCATTGTTCGCTGCTGAAAAAGGCTTCTTGAAAGATATCGAATTGAACAAAGTTTTAGACTTTGAATCTGCGGTACATTCTTACATGAATTCTGAAAAAGCAGACCTGATGGCCAAGATCAACGAAAGCGGTGATTACAACGGCGAAATTGAAGGCGCATTGCAAGCCGCGTTGGAAAACTTTAAAGCAACGCAAACCTGGTAA
- the atpH gene encoding F0F1 ATP synthase subunit delta gives MSELTTVARPYAKAAFDYALDNSAVGKWQEMLMFAAEVANNDTIKELVSGSLASEKLASLFNSVCDDQLDDKGQNFIKVLAENRRLQALPEILSLFNEFKAEYDKEIDVDVKSATDLSAKQQEELGASLEKRLARKVKLHCSVDPLLVAGMIIRAGDTVIDGSVKSKLGRLADALQA, from the coding sequence ATGTCTGAATTGACAACCGTTGCTCGCCCCTATGCTAAGGCTGCGTTTGATTACGCTCTGGATAACAGTGCGGTTGGCAAATGGCAAGAAATGTTGATGTTTGCTGCGGAAGTAGCAAATAACGACACGATTAAAGAGCTGGTTTCCGGCTCTTTGGCATCTGAAAAACTTGCCAGCTTGTTTAATAGCGTTTGTGACGACCAGTTAGATGATAAAGGCCAAAACTTTATCAAGGTACTGGCTGAAAACAGACGCTTGCAAGCATTGCCAGAAATTCTGTCACTGTTTAACGAGTTTAAAGCGGAGTACGACAAAGAAATTGATGTAGATGTGAAATCTGCAACTGATTTGTCTGCCAAGCAGCAAGAAGAACTTGGCGCTTCACTTGAAAAGCGCCTTGCACGAAAAGTTAAGCTGCATTGTAGCGTAGATCCCTTATTGGTCGCTGGCATGATTATCAGAGCTGGTGACACTGTTATCGACGGTTCTGTGAAAAGCAAACTGGGTCGATTAGCAGACGCGCTACAAGCATAA
- the atpF gene encoding F0F1 ATP synthase subunit B: protein MNINATLIGQVIAFAVFVWFCMKYVWPPLLKAIEDRQKTIADGLAASDKAEKDLVLAREKATAELKDAKAQAADIIEQAKKRALQIVDEETQRGHEERQKIIAQGHAEIEAERNRAKEELRKQVAALAMTGAAKILEREIDAAAHSDIVDKLVTEL from the coding sequence GTGAACATTAACGCCACTCTAATCGGGCAAGTCATCGCTTTTGCTGTTTTCGTTTGGTTCTGCATGAAGTACGTGTGGCCACCATTGTTGAAAGCAATCGAAGACCGCCAAAAAACCATTGCAGACGGTCTGGCAGCTTCTGATAAAGCTGAAAAAGACCTTGTATTGGCAAGAGAAAAGGCAACTGCCGAATTGAAAGATGCGAAGGCTCAGGCAGCTGACATTATTGAGCAAGCTAAAAAACGTGCTTTACAAATCGTTGACGAAGAAACGCAACGTGGACATGAAGAGCGTCAAAAGATTATTGCCCAGGGTCATGCTGAAATTGAAGCTGAACGTAACCGTGCAAAAGAAGAACTGCGTAAGCAAGTTGCTGCATTAGCAATGACTGGCGCTGCGAAAATTCTTGAGCGTGAAATCGACGCAGCTGCACACAGCGACATCGTTGATAAACTCGTAACCGAACTATAG
- the atpE gene encoding F0F1 ATP synthase subunit C has protein sequence MLYIAVALLIGMGALGTAIGFGILGGKFLESAARQPELAPQLQVKMFIVAGLIDAIAMIGVGIALYMLFALQA, from the coding sequence ATGCTATACATTGCTGTTGCTTTATTGATTGGTATGGGTGCCCTTGGTACAGCTATCGGTTTCGGTATCCTGGGTGGTAAATTCCTGGAGTCTGCTGCCCGTCAGCCTGAACTAGCACCTCAACTGCAAGTAAAAATGTTCATCGTAGCAGGTCTTATTGACGCGATCGCAATGATCGGTGTTGGTATCGCCCTATACATGTTGTTCGCGTTGCAAGCTTAA
- the atpB gene encoding F0F1 ATP synthase subunit A produces the protein MASEITSTEYIRHHLTNAAMCNTDSGIAFNKACENAGFWTWHIDTLGWSVFLGILFLVMFRSVAKKATSGVPGKMQAFVEIVVEFVDSNVKDTFHGKNALIAPLGLTIFVWVFLMNLMDLVPVDWLPWLAGQIGYHGFGVDPHHVYMKVVPTTDLNLTFALSISVFLLIVYYSIKVKGLGGFMKELTFQPFNHWAFIPVNFILESVTLIAKPMSLALRLFGNLYAGELIFILIAMLGMYQLPLHFPWAVFHILVIVLQAFIFMMLTIVYLSMAHEDH, from the coding sequence ATGGCTTCTGAAATCACTAGCACTGAATATATCCGACACCATTTGACTAATGCTGCCATGTGCAACACCGATTCTGGTATTGCATTTAACAAAGCTTGTGAAAATGCAGGTTTTTGGACTTGGCACATTGACACATTGGGCTGGTCGGTCTTCTTGGGTATCCTGTTTTTGGTTATGTTCCGTTCTGTTGCGAAAAAAGCAACGTCTGGTGTACCAGGAAAAATGCAGGCATTTGTTGAGATCGTGGTGGAATTCGTTGATAGCAACGTTAAAGATACCTTTCACGGCAAAAATGCGTTAATCGCGCCGCTAGGTCTGACTATTTTCGTTTGGGTTTTCCTTATGAACCTGATGGATTTAGTTCCTGTTGATTGGCTGCCGTGGCTTGCTGGTCAAATCGGTTATCATGGCTTTGGCGTTGATCCTCACCATGTTTATATGAAAGTCGTACCTACTACTGACTTGAACCTGACATTTGCTCTTTCTATCAGCGTCTTCCTGTTGATTGTTTACTACTCAATCAAAGTGAAAGGTTTAGGCGGCTTTATGAAAGAGTTAACGTTCCAGCCTTTTAATCACTGGGCGTTTATTCCAGTTAACTTCATCCTTGAGTCTGTTACCTTGATTGCCAAACCAATGTCATTGGCACTGCGTTTGTTCGGTAACCTTTATGCGGGTGAATTGATCTTCATTCTTATTGCCATGTTGGGTATGTATCAGCTTCCGCTGCATTTCCCTTGGGCAGTTTTCCATATTTTGGTCATTGTGCTTCAAGCCTTCATCTTCATGATGTTGACTATTGTGTACTTGAGCATGGCGCACGAAGACCACTAA
- a CDS encoding ATP synthase subunit I, with product METTRNLVLSVLAKPGIEIAKKMLVLQFLVAIFCTLMAWLFISGVGAISALLGGVTVILPNLLFVTYAFRYAGARQIQLVYKSFQRGSKLKLALTIVLFLLIFRWPNVQAMPLFGTFVLTMLGQWIVTIKSRDY from the coding sequence TTGGAAACAACGAGGAATTTGGTGCTATCAGTACTGGCAAAACCAGGTATAGAAATTGCGAAGAAAATGTTGGTGTTGCAATTCCTGGTCGCTATCTTCTGCACCCTCATGGCCTGGTTATTCATCAGCGGCGTTGGCGCAATATCTGCGTTACTTGGGGGGGTGACTGTCATTCTTCCTAATCTGCTGTTCGTAACCTACGCATTCCGTTATGCAGGTGCCCGTCAAATTCAGCTTGTTTATAAGAGTTTTCAAAGGGGTTCCAAACTAAAACTGGCTTTAACGATAGTTCTATTTTTATTGATATTTCGCTGGCCTAATGTGCAGGCTATGCCTTTGTTTGGAACTTTCGTATTAACCATGCTTGGCCAATGGATAGTGACTATAAAAAGTCGTGATTATTGA